The Scophthalmus maximus strain ysfricsl-2021 chromosome 7, ASM2237912v1, whole genome shotgun sequence genome includes a window with the following:
- the siah1 gene encoding E3 ubiquitin-protein ligase Siah1 isoform X1 produces the protein MSLLQVNLKPASVALQAPPWNCLFGLFSCVATRSVHKTKEVPTFQEKTKALLGNLMDEEMSRQTATALPTGTSKCPPSQRVPTLSGTTASNSDLASLFECPVCFDYVLPPILQCQSGHLVCSNCRPKLTCCPTCRGPLGSIRNLAMEKVANSVLFPCKYASSGCEVTLPHTDKTEHEELCEFRPYSCPCPGASCKWQGSLDAVMPHLMHQHKSITTLQGEDIVFLATDINLPGAVDWVMMQSCFGFHFMLVLEKQEKYDGHQQFFAIVQLIGTRKQAENFAYRLELNGHRRRLTWEATPRSIHEGIATAIMNSDCLVFDTSIAQLFAENGNLGINVTISMC, from the exons ATGTCTCTGCTCCAAGTGAATCTGAAGCCAGCTAGCGTAGCGCTGCAAGCTCCACCCTGGAACTGCCTGTTCGGACTCTTCTCGTGTGTAGCCACGAGGAGCGTGCACAAGACTAAAG AGGTCCCCACATTTCAAGAGAAGACGAAAGCCTTACTTGGAAATCTTATGGACGAAG AAATGAGTCGCCAGACTGCCACCGCGCTGCCCACTGGAACCTCCAAGTGCCCCCCCTCCCAGCGCGTGCCCACCCTGTCAGGCACCACAGCCTCCAACAGTGACCTGGCCAGTCTGTTCGAGTGCCCCGTCTGCTTCGACTATGTCCTGCCCCCCATCCTGCAGTGCCAGTCGGGACACCTG GTATGCTCCAACTGCCGGCCCAAGCTCACCTGCTGCCCGACATGCCGAGGCCCGCTGGGCTCCATCCGGAACCTGGCCATGGAGAAGGTGGCTAACTCGGTCCTGTTCCCCTGCAAGTACGCCTCGTCGGGCTGCGAGGTCACGCTGCCCCACACGGACAAAACGGAGCACGAGGAGCTGTGCGAGTTCCGGCCGTACTCCTGCCCGTGTCCCGGCGCCTCCTGCAAGTGGCAGGGCTCCCTGGACGCCGTCATGCCCCACCTGATGCACCAGCACAAGTCCATCACCACGCTGCAG GGCGAGGACATCGTGTTCCTGGCCACGGACATCAACCTCCCCGGCGCCGTGGACTGGGTGATGATGCAGTCGTGCTTCGGCTTCCACTTCATGCTGGTGCTGGAGAAGCAGGAGAAGTACGACGGCCACCAGCAGTTCTTCGCCATCGTGCAGCTCATCGGCACGCGCAAGCAGGCGGAGAACTTCGCCTACCGGCTGGAGCTCAACGGGCACCGGCGCCGCCTCACCTGGGAGGCCACGCCGCGCTCCATCCACGAGGGCATCGCCACGGCGATCATGAACAGCGACTGCCTGGTGTTCGACACGTCCATCGCGCAGCTGTTCGCCGAGAACGGAAACCTGGGCATCAACGTCACCATCTCCATGTGCTAG
- the siah1 gene encoding E3 ubiquitin-protein ligase Siah1 isoform X2 encodes MDEEMSRQTATALPTGTSKCPPSQRVPTLSGTTASNSDLASLFECPVCFDYVLPPILQCQSGHLVCSNCRPKLTCCPTCRGPLGSIRNLAMEKVANSVLFPCKYASSGCEVTLPHTDKTEHEELCEFRPYSCPCPGASCKWQGSLDAVMPHLMHQHKSITTLQGEDIVFLATDINLPGAVDWVMMQSCFGFHFMLVLEKQEKYDGHQQFFAIVQLIGTRKQAENFAYRLELNGHRRRLTWEATPRSIHEGIATAIMNSDCLVFDTSIAQLFAENGNLGINVTISMC; translated from the exons ATGGACGAAG AAATGAGTCGCCAGACTGCCACCGCGCTGCCCACTGGAACCTCCAAGTGCCCCCCCTCCCAGCGCGTGCCCACCCTGTCAGGCACCACAGCCTCCAACAGTGACCTGGCCAGTCTGTTCGAGTGCCCCGTCTGCTTCGACTATGTCCTGCCCCCCATCCTGCAGTGCCAGTCGGGACACCTG GTATGCTCCAACTGCCGGCCCAAGCTCACCTGCTGCCCGACATGCCGAGGCCCGCTGGGCTCCATCCGGAACCTGGCCATGGAGAAGGTGGCTAACTCGGTCCTGTTCCCCTGCAAGTACGCCTCGTCGGGCTGCGAGGTCACGCTGCCCCACACGGACAAAACGGAGCACGAGGAGCTGTGCGAGTTCCGGCCGTACTCCTGCCCGTGTCCCGGCGCCTCCTGCAAGTGGCAGGGCTCCCTGGACGCCGTCATGCCCCACCTGATGCACCAGCACAAGTCCATCACCACGCTGCAG GGCGAGGACATCGTGTTCCTGGCCACGGACATCAACCTCCCCGGCGCCGTGGACTGGGTGATGATGCAGTCGTGCTTCGGCTTCCACTTCATGCTGGTGCTGGAGAAGCAGGAGAAGTACGACGGCCACCAGCAGTTCTTCGCCATCGTGCAGCTCATCGGCACGCGCAAGCAGGCGGAGAACTTCGCCTACCGGCTGGAGCTCAACGGGCACCGGCGCCGCCTCACCTGGGAGGCCACGCCGCGCTCCATCCACGAGGGCATCGCCACGGCGATCATGAACAGCGACTGCCTGGTGTTCGACACGTCCATCGCGCAGCTGTTCGCCGAGAACGGAAACCTGGGCATCAACGTCACCATCTCCATGTGCTAG